From one Microlunatus sp. Gsoil 973 genomic stretch:
- a CDS encoding amidohydrolase — MARAARKQSRTEPSTGQDVAIVGGRVVPVTGEVIENGTVLIKDGKITAVGAKIKVDNDLPIIDAAGKWVLPGFLEAHGHVGVHEEGNGWAGSDTNEMTDPVGARFRALDAINPADEGFRDALSGGVTSVVIKPGSGNPIGGQTVAVKSWGRIVDEMLIKQPCSVKSALGENPKRVYGEKKQTPSTRLGVASVIRDAFAGAQDYVLRKSEAERDGKAFTRDSNNEILASVLSGELPWCQHTHRADDIATAIRLAEEFGYKLVINHGTEGHLLADVLADKGIPVIIGPLFTSRSKVELNQRHMRNPGLLAKAGVKIAITTDHPVVPINFLIYQAIVSVKEGLDRDTAIRALTINPAEMLGLADRIGSLEPGKDGDVVVWSGDPLDIMSRAEQVLIEGRPVYSYDYDQGTGVTADPYTVLRSRAG, encoded by the coding sequence GTGGCCCGCGCAGCACGGAAGCAGAGCCGGACAGAGCCGAGCACCGGCCAGGATGTCGCGATAGTCGGCGGCCGGGTGGTCCCGGTGACCGGAGAGGTGATCGAGAACGGCACCGTCCTGATCAAGGACGGCAAGATCACCGCCGTCGGCGCCAAGATCAAGGTCGATAACGATCTGCCGATCATCGACGCTGCAGGCAAGTGGGTGCTGCCGGGGTTCCTCGAGGCACACGGTCATGTCGGGGTCCACGAGGAGGGCAACGGCTGGGCCGGCAGTGACACCAACGAGATGACCGACCCGGTCGGCGCCAGGTTCCGTGCCCTGGATGCGATCAATCCCGCCGACGAGGGCTTTCGCGACGCGCTCTCCGGTGGCGTCACATCTGTGGTGATCAAGCCCGGGTCGGGCAATCCCATCGGCGGCCAGACCGTTGCGGTCAAGTCCTGGGGCCGCATCGTCGACGAGATGTTGATCAAGCAACCGTGCAGCGTGAAGTCGGCCCTCGGTGAGAACCCGAAGCGGGTGTACGGCGAGAAGAAGCAGACCCCGTCGACCCGGCTCGGCGTGGCCTCGGTGATCCGGGATGCCTTCGCCGGCGCCCAGGACTACGTGCTCCGCAAGTCTGAGGCCGAACGCGACGGCAAGGCGTTCACCCGCGACTCGAACAACGAGATCCTGGCCTCGGTGCTGTCCGGTGAGCTGCCCTGGTGCCAGCACACCCACCGCGCCGACGACATCGCGACTGCCATCCGGTTGGCCGAGGAGTTCGGCTACAAGCTGGTGATCAACCACGGCACCGAGGGACACCTGCTCGCCGATGTCCTTGCCGACAAGGGCATCCCGGTGATCATCGGGCCGCTGTTCACCTCACGCAGCAAGGTGGAACTGAACCAGCGGCACATGCGCAATCCCGGCCTGCTGGCCAAGGCAGGGGTCAAGATCGCGATCACCACCGATCATCCGGTGGTGCCGATCAACTTCCTGATCTATCAGGCGATCGTCTCGGTCAAGGAGGGTCTGGACCGCGACACCGCGATCCGAGCGCTGACCATCAACCCGGCGGAGATGCTCGGACTGGCCGACCGCATCGGATCCCTCGAGCCGGGCAAGGACGGCGACGTGGTGGTCTGGAGCGGCGATCCGCTGGACATCATGAGCCGCGCCGAGCAGGTGCTGATCGAGGGCCGCCCGGTCTACTCCTACGACTACGACCAGGGCACCGGGGTGACCGCGGATCCGTACACCGTGCTCCGGAGCCGCGCGGGATGA
- a CDS encoding 6-phospho-beta-glucosidase, whose amino-acid sequence MSPWSSEVIGQETTGPGGLSYAIRTLPVMIDIARRTKRLAPEAYFLNFTNPAGIITEALQTELGDRVLGICDTPSELGRRVAGILGKDHRRLQLDYVGLNHLGWMRRILLDGRDILPELLADDARLARLEEATIFGADWLRSLGMIPNEYLHYYYDNRDAVARIRAARTTRGDFLATTQTAFYHRAAETEDVAELWRQTVEQREASYMAEAKGGVQGAPAAHPQGNEDDPTADPGQLGYAGVALAVMRAISRNERGAAILNVRNRGTVQGLPYEAVVEVPTVIDANGVHPLTVDPPGLAELGLMQQVKAVEQQIIAAVRAGSRSAAVTAFALHPLVDSRSIARQLVDAYLAQLPEVAAALPNA is encoded by the coding sequence ATGTCGCCCTGGAGCTCGGAGGTGATCGGTCAGGAGACCACCGGACCGGGCGGACTGTCGTACGCCATCCGCACCCTGCCGGTCATGATCGACATCGCCCGCCGAACCAAGCGGCTGGCGCCGGAGGCGTACTTCCTCAACTTCACCAACCCGGCAGGCATCATCACCGAGGCCCTGCAGACCGAGCTGGGCGATCGGGTCCTCGGCATCTGCGACACACCCTCCGAACTCGGCAGGCGGGTGGCGGGCATCCTCGGTAAGGATCACCGCCGCCTGCAGCTGGACTACGTCGGGCTCAATCATCTGGGTTGGATGCGCCGGATCCTTCTCGACGGTCGCGATATCCTGCCGGAGCTGTTGGCCGACGATGCTCGACTGGCCAGGCTCGAGGAGGCGACGATCTTCGGCGCCGATTGGCTGCGCAGTCTGGGCATGATCCCGAACGAATACCTGCACTACTACTACGACAACCGGGATGCGGTGGCAAGGATCCGCGCGGCCCGGACGACTCGGGGCGATTTCCTGGCAACGACCCAGACCGCCTTCTACCACCGGGCGGCGGAGACCGAAGACGTCGCCGAGCTGTGGCGGCAGACGGTCGAACAGCGGGAGGCCAGCTACATGGCCGAGGCCAAGGGTGGGGTACAGGGCGCCCCGGCAGCGCATCCGCAAGGCAACGAAGACGACCCGACGGCCGATCCCGGGCAACTGGGCTATGCCGGTGTCGCGCTGGCCGTGATGCGAGCGATCAGCCGCAACGAACGGGGCGCAGCGATCCTCAATGTTCGCAACCGTGGCACCGTCCAGGGACTGCCGTACGAGGCCGTCGTCGAGGTGCCAACGGTGATCGACGCCAACGGTGTTCATCCGCTCACCGTCGATCCGCCGGGTCTGGCCGAGCTCGGCCTGATGCAGCAGGTCAAAGCCGTCGAGCAACAGATCATCGCCGCTGTCCGCGCCGGCTCCCGCAGCGCCGCAGTCACCGCCTTCGCGCTGCACCCGCTGGTCGACTCACGAAGCATCGCCCGGCAGCTGGTCGATGCCTACCTGGCGCAGCTCCCCGAGGTAGCCGCAGCCTTGCCGAACGCCTGA
- the def gene encoding peptide deformylase produces MSELSTSDLTTGGTVRPITRWGEPVLHRRQQPVTSFDDDLHRLIRDMFATMAAADGVGLAAPQVGVDLALFVYDCPDENRRRHIGVFCNPVVTLPEGKDRKLDYIDEGCLSLPGAYIELARPDVAICTGQDAFGKEIRVEGTGYFARCLQHETDHLNGTVFGDRLSSRARKKLYQEHKSVAETYPADWPVTPRSQPTPTDD; encoded by the coding sequence ATGAGTGAACTGAGTACCTCCGATCTGACCACCGGTGGCACCGTACGGCCGATCACCCGGTGGGGCGAGCCGGTGCTGCACCGGCGGCAACAGCCGGTGACAAGTTTCGACGACGACCTGCACCGGCTGATCAGGGACATGTTCGCCACCATGGCGGCCGCCGACGGCGTCGGGTTGGCCGCACCCCAGGTCGGAGTCGATCTTGCCCTGTTCGTCTACGACTGCCCCGACGAGAACCGGCGCCGGCACATCGGCGTCTTCTGCAACCCGGTGGTGACACTGCCGGAGGGCAAGGACCGCAAACTCGACTACATCGACGAAGGCTGCCTTTCGCTGCCCGGGGCGTACATCGAGTTGGCCCGACCGGATGTCGCGATCTGCACCGGCCAGGATGCATTCGGCAAGGAGATCAGGGTCGAGGGCACCGGCTACTTCGCCCGGTGTCTGCAGCACGAGACCGACCACCTCAACGGCACCGTGTTCGGTGACCGGTTGTCCTCCCGGGCACGCAAGAAGCTGTACCAGGAGCACAAGAGCGTCGCCGAGACCTATCCTGCCGACTGGCCGGTGACTCCCAGGAGCCAGCCGACGCCGACCGACGACTGA